AGGGTCGTTTATTGAAGTGACTGTCAGCGACACCGGTCCTGGTATAGCCCCGGAGCTGCGTGAAGGGTTGTTCCTGCGGCCGTTCAATATCGGCGGCGCACGGCGTGATGGCGGGTTGGGCCTGCGGATTGTGCATCGCATCCTGCAATTGCATGGGCGCGATATTCAGTTGATCGATGTTCCCGGGCGCGGCGCGACCTTCCGGTTTTCACTGGCGGTGGATGAAGCAACTGCATCGGCGTTGGCAGAGCGTTCGATGAACCTGAATACACCGGGGTAAACCTGAGCTCCTTCACGGCTATGTCTGTTGGTCCGTGACAACGCCGCCCCGGTCCAATAGATTAGGCGACCTGAAAAGGCCCCCGTGCTTTCTCGCCTCTATTCAAGTTAAAGAAGTAGTGAAATTTCAATGTCCGATTCCAACACCGCTGAATCCGTAGTCACCCTGTCGTCCAAAGCGGAATACGAAAACTCCATCAATCTTTCACAACACGTGCCCCAGGCGAAAACCATCAGCGAGATGGTCCTCGACGCTTTCCAGTCCACCCGCGAAAGCGACCAGATCCGCGAACTGCGCGCAGCCATTCGCCAGGCCCACGACAGCTTCGACGACGATAAGGCCTATGAGCTGATGGGCGAACTCAAGCAGTTGAAAGACGCCGAGGCCGCCGACATTGCCGCCCTGGAAGACCTGAGCAGCAAGTTTTCGATCAATCGCATCCTTTCCAGCTTCAAGGACGATCCAGCCTTTCAGGAAATCGTCTACGGGCTGGCATTGAAAGTGTTGAACCAGACTCACCAGGCCATCAGCAACCCGGGTAGCGGCAAGAGCAAAGCGGCACGGGCCAAGAAGGACGTCGAGGTGTTCACCATCAGCAAGGACGGCGTCAGCGTCACCTTGCCGCTGCGTACCCCGCGTTCGCGCTTGAACGTTGACCGTGAAGCGCTGGAGTTCCTGGGTTTCACCTTCGTCGGTGAAGGCGATGAAGCTGAGCTGGAAAGCGAAACCTTCCTCGACAATACCGGCGCGGAACAGGCCGTCAATCGCAAGAACATCATCACCGCACTGCAACAGCAGACCGCATTTGACGGTTACAGCATCGCTGCACAGTAATACTCGTCATAGACACCGAAAAGCCCCGCCCTGAGACTCAGTGCGGGGCTTTTTAATGCCTGCATTTTCATCAGCAACCACTTTACAACGCTGTTGGCCGCAACGCCGCGACCATGTCGACTTCGATGGCCGCATTTTTTGGCAACTGATAAACACCGACCGTGGTCCGCGTATGTTTACCAGCATCGCCCAGCACATGGCTGAAGACGTCCGACGCACCGTTGGCCACTTCACTCAGGTCGACAAAATCCCCGGTGGATTTGACGTAGACCGTGACGCGCAGCAGCGACTTGATTTTGTCCAGTGAACCGATGGCATCGACGATCAGTGCCAACCCGCGCAACGCACTGATGCTGGCGGCTCTTTGCGCATCTGTCAGCGACAACTCCTGCCCTACCCGGCCCGGGTACTGAATCTCGCCATTCATCCGCGGCACCAGGCCACTGATGTAGAGCTCATCGTGATGCCGAATCAGCGGAGCGTAATGCCCGCCGGCGGTATTCTCGCCGTAGATGTCGTAGCCAACCTCTTTAGCCAGCGCGATGAAGCGTTCATCGCAAGTCTTGTGTTCAGTCATCTGCGCCCCTTGATCGGTCATTGCATCCAATGGTTTGACAGATTAGTTCAGATTCTCGCTACCGGGGCGATTCAGATGAATCGATTAACTCGCAGTGGAAGGCACTCGATAAAATCCGCCACTCAGCAAAAAGCCCCGCTCTTCTCTCGAAGGCGGGGCTTTTCGATCCTGCATCTGAAGCTTAAGGCGCGTACGTCAGCAACAACTCTGTCGGCACTTTGAAGTCCAGGGACATCATCACGCTCAACGCGGTAATGGTGAAGATCGAGAACACGAACAGCTTGCGTGCCCAGACCGTGTCATCCACTGCCTTGTAGCCGGTCCAGGCCATGTACAACCAGTACATGCCCATGGCCGCGGCGACGGCGAGGTAGCTCATGCCAGCGTAGCCGCTGAAGGTCAACATCAAGGTCGCCACGAGGAAGGCCAGGATGTAGATCAGGATGTGCTTCTTGGCCACCTGGATTCCGCGCTTCACTGGCAGCACCGGAATCGATGCGGCCAGGTAATCGTTGAAGCGGAAGATCGCGATGGCGTAGGAATGCGGCATCTGCCACAGGCTGAACATCACCAGCAGGGTCAGCGCGGCCATGTCGAAGGTGTTGCTGACGGCGACGTAACCGATCACCGGCGGCATCGCCCCCGACAGGCTGCCCACCAGTGTGCCGTGAACCGACTTGCGCTTGAGGTACAGGCTGTAGAAGCCGACGTAGATCACGAAGCCGATGACTGCGAACAACGCAGCCAACGGGTTGGCCACCTTGTACAACAGCGCAACGCCGGCGACACCCAGGACGGTCGCGTAGATCAGGGCCAGCTTCAGGGAGATCAAGCCCTGGACCAGCACCCGGTTCTTGGTGCGTTCCATCTTCAGGTCGATGTCGCGGTCGATGCAGTTGTTGAACACGCAACCGGAGGCAACCACCAGGGACGTGCCGATCATGGCGGCCAGGAAAATGGCCAGATCGACATGCCCTTTGGAGGCCAGGAAAAATCCGCCTGCCACAGAAAGCACGTTACCGAAAATGATCCCCGGTTTGGTGATTTGGATAAAGTGCTTAAAGGACATGCGGACTTACCTCACTTCGCCATCATGAACGTGTGGATGCTGAACATGATCCACAGCGACAGGCCAACCAGCAGGACGATCACGATCGCGGCGAAGACAAACGCAATCACGTTGTTACGCTGCGCAGCGGAACGGTCCAGGTGCAGGAAGTACACCAGGTGCACCAGCACCTGGATCACCGCAAAGGCCAGAACGATCAACAGGGTGATCGACTTCGGCAGCGTCGGGTACATCACCAGACCGAACGGAATCAGGGTCAGGATCACCGACAGCACGAAGCCAATGACGTAGGACTTGACGCTGCCGTGACCGGCGTCGTCGTGGCCATTGTGGGAATGAGCTGCGTTAGCCATTTACATAGTCCCCATCAGATAAACAACCGTGAATACGCAGATCCACACCACGTCCAGGAAGTGCCAGAACAGGCTCAGGCAGCTCAGACGGGTCTTGTTGGTCGCCGTCAGGCCGTTTTTCTGCACCTGGTACATCATGATCGCCATCCAGATCAGACCGCTGGTCACGTGCAGACCGTGGGTGCCGACCAGGGTGAAGAACCCGGACAGGAAGCCGGAACGGCTAGGGCCGTAGCCCTCGGAGATCAGCATGTGGAACTCGTTGATCTCCATGCCGATGAAGCCGGCACCGAACAGGAAGGTCAGGGCCAGCCAGCCCAGGACCTGCTTCTTGTTACCCCGGAAGAACGCCAGCATGGCGAAGCCGTAGGTGATCGAACTGAACAGCAGCAGAGCGGTTTCGCCCAGTACGTACGGCAGTTCGAAGATGTCGTGGCCCGACGGGCCACCCGCTACGTTGTTAACCAGTACCGCGTACGCTGCGAAGATCGACGCAAACAGGATGCAGTCGGTCATCAGGTAGAGCCAGAAACCGAATACGGTCATCTCGCCCGAGTCGTGGTGATGGTCATCATGCCCATGTCCATCGACATGGGTGTGTCCAGCATTGGTCACTAAGTTCGACATGGTTTAAGCCTGTTCCAACGAGGTTTCAACACGGGTGGCGGTGGCTGGGACTTTCCCGGCCGCTACCAGACGCTTGTGCTGCTCGGCTTCGATGCGCTCGATCACGTCGACCGGCACGTAATAGCCTTGATCATCACGAGCGGCGTGGATCACGAAGTAGATCACGGTGCCGGCCAGGCCAGCGATTGCCAGCCACCAGATGTGCCAGATCATCGCGAAACCAAACACCGTCAACAGAGCGCCCATGACCACACCAGTGGCGGTGTTGTTTGGCATGTGGATCGGTTCGTACTTGGCCGGAGTCTGGTACGCGGTACCGTTTTCCTTGGCTTCGGTGAACGGATCGACGCAATCGGCTTTCGGCAGCACAGCGAAGTTGTAGAACGGAGGTGGCGACGAGGTCGACCATTCCAGGGTATGGGCATTCCACGGGTCGCCGTGTTCGCACATGTTCTCTGGCTTGTTGCGGTCACGCACACTCACGTAGAGCTGGATCAGCTGGCAAGCGATACCGACAGCGATCATCACCGCACCGAACATCGCAACGTAGAGGTACGGCACCCACTCAGGGTTGGTGGTGGCGTTCAGACGACGGGTCATGCCCATGAAGCCCAGTGCATAGAGCGGCATGAACGCGACGAAGAAGCCCGAGATCCAGAACCAGAACGCTGCTTTACCCCAGCCTTCGTGCAGCTTGAAGCCGAACGCTTTCGGGAAGTAGAAGCCGAAGCCTGCGATGTAACCGAATACCGCGCCGCCGATGATCACGTTGTGGAAGTGCGCGATCACGAACAGGCTGTTGTGCAGCACGAAGTCAGCACCCGGGATGGCCAGCAGTACGCCGGTCATGCCGCCGATGGCGAAGGTCACCATGAAGCCCAGGGTCCACAGAACCTGGCTGGTGAAGCGCAGACGACCTTGGTAAATCGTGAACAGCCAGTTAAACAGTTTCACACCCGTCGGGATGGAAATCAGCATCGTCGCCAGACCGAAGAAGGCGTTGACGCTGGCACCCGAACCCATGGTGAAGAAGTGGTGCAGCCACACCATGAAGCCCAGGATCGAGATTGCGCCCGATGCGTAGATCATCGAGTGGTGGCCGAACAGTTTCTTGCCGGTGAAGGCCGAGATGACTTCCGAGAAAATGCCGAATGCCGGCAGGATCAGGATGTACACCTCAGGGTGACCCCACGCCCAGAACAGGTTGACGTACATCATTGGATTGCCACCAAGTTCATTGGTGAAAATGTGGAAATCCATATAACGGTCAAGCGTCAGCAGTGCCAGGGTAGCGGTCAGGATCGGGAACGATGCCACGATCAGGACGTTGGCCCAGGTGCAGGTCCAGGTGAAGATCGGCATGTCCATCAGCTTCATGCCAGGGGTACGCATTTTCAGCACGGTGGCCAGGAAGTTGACCCCCGTTAGCGTCGTACCTAGCCCGGATAGCTGTAGCGCCCAGATGTAGTAATCCATCCCCACGCCAGGGCTGTATTGCAGGCCCGACAGCGGCGGATAGGCAACCCAACCGGTCTTGGCGAATTCGCCGACGCCCAGGGACAGGTTGATTAGCACCACGCCGGAAACCAGCAGCCAGAAGCTCAGGGAGTTCAGGAACGGGTAGGCAACGTCACGCGCGCCGATCTGCAGCGGCACTGCAAGGTTCATCAGGCCGGTGAAGAATGGCATCGCCATGAAGATGATCATGATCACACCGTGAGCGGTGAAGATCTGGTCATAGTGTTCAGGTGGCAGGTAGCCAGGCGAACCCTCGGTGGCCATGGCCAGTTGGGTACGCATCATGATGGCGTCGGCAAAACCGCGCAGCAGCATGACCATGGCGACGATGATGTACATCACGCCGATTTTCTTGTGGTCGACCGACGTCAGCCACTCGGTCCACAGGTAGGTCCACTTCTTGAAGTAGGTGATTGCAGCGAACAGTGCCAGACCGCCGAGCGCGATCATGGCGATGGTCACCATTACGATCGGCTCGTGGAACGGGACCGCTTCCCAACTTAATTTACCAAACATCGTTTACTCCTCTGCCCCGGCAGCTGAATGCGAGTCCATGTCCGTAGCGGCCACTTCTTTCTCTTTCTTCTCGTGCTTCACTTTCGGGCCTGGTTTCATGCCTTCGTACTTGTCGACGATGGTCTGGAACAGGTTCGGTGTGACCGAGGAGTAGAGCTCGACTGGGTTGTTCTGGCTCTGCTTGGCAAGGGCTGCGTATTCAGCTTGTTCAAGCTGTTTAGGTGCCTTTTTGACTTCACTGACCCAGGCGTCGAAATCTTCCTGGGAAGTTGCGATCGCTTTGAATTTCATACCGGTGAAACCGGCGCCGCTGTAGTTGGCGGAGATACCGTCCATCTCAGCGTTCTCGTTGGCGATCAGGTGCAGTTTGGTCTGCATGCCCGCCATCGCGTAGATCTGGCCGCCCAGCGCAGGAATGAAGAACGAGTTCATCACGGCGTCAGAGGTGATCTTGAAGTTGATCGGGGTGTGCGCCGGGAACACGATCTTGTTGACCGTGGCGATGCCTTGTTCCGGGTAGATGAACAGCCACTTCCAGTCCAGCGCGACCACTTCGATGGTCACTGGCTTGACGTCGGATTCCAGCGGCTTGTACGGGTCAAGGGCGTGGGTCGACTTGTAGGTCACGTAACCCAGGGCAATGATGATCAGAATTGGAACTGCCCACACCGCGATCTCGATCTTGGTGGAGTGGTTCCATTTCGGGGTGTAGGTGGCGTTGGTGTTGGACGCGCGGTATTTCCAGGCGAACAGGAACGTCATGACGATGACCGGGATCACGACCAACAGCATCAGCAGCGTTGCGGTGATGATCAGGTTTCGCTCGTCCAGACCGACCTGGCCCTTGGGATTGAGCAAGGTCATGTTGCAGCCTGACAGCAGCAACGTGCCGATCAGCGGCAATAAGCCTAGTAGTCTGGGGTACCTGTTTTTACTCATCTCACGACCTCTAAAGCAGCTTGCGCAATGCAGTTGGGTTTTGATCGCCAACACTTCACCCTGCCAAGGGTTGGCATTTTTCTTGGATTGAATAAGGGCTGGCCCGTCGTGCGTCAGACGCGTTTCGACAAATCCTGGGCTAGCGTTGAGTTCTTATTCGAATTCGTGGTCAAAGGCCTTGTTACAGACCAATTCCATTTGGTGCGGATAGTTGGAGGCACCGACACCTGGAAGTCGCATGAAGCCACCCGGCCTCTCGACACCCTGTTCCTGCTCAAATACCTCGTGAGGCTGAGCAGCGCCGGGAATTCAGTGCGGGCGATTGTAGTTATGTAGCGTTTTTTAAACCATGTCTCATCCCGAAATAATTTATATCCCGGGCCGCAACAATGCTTCGCGGAATGCGTAAAAGTGGCGCATGTTATCGGAATTAATTCTCAACAAAAACACCAAAAACAGTAGGGCCACCACCCGCATTTCAGACAGGTCCAGTGGCCCGACAGCTGTTCTCTACCCCGCCCAAGCGCCCATATGACAAGGGCTCTGGCAAATCGCCAGAGCCTGTTAAAAATGCCTGCTTCCGTCTGGCGACGGCAAAAGGATCCGCCTCAAAAACAGACCAATTTCATTGCGGGAGTGCCTACCAATTCGACACTGCGAAAGCCGGTGCGGCACTCAAGATGTGACAACATGTCGCACGCGTGTCGCCCCCCTGTTTACACCTGCGACGGTGTTTTCAACGGGCCTCTGATATGCAAAAACGCCCCGGCCCTCACTTGAGAGGGCCGGGGCGTTTTTTTGTTCGACAAACGATAGAGCGGATGCTCTCAGCGCAGTGCCTTGCGGTTACGCATCGTCAGCAGCGGCACCAGCACCACCACCAGCACGAAGGCTACCAGCGCCCATTGCGCCAGAGACAAACCTAGGATCGGCGGATACGGCGTCGAGCAGAATCCATCGACCTGAAAACCCAGCGGGAATATCTTCGCCAACGGCAAGCCATCGACTATCGGTTGCAGCACATCGATGCCGCAACTGACCGCAGGATAGAACTGCGTGTAAACGTGATGCCCGGCCACGCCGACGCCCGCCAGCGCGCAGATCACCACCAGGGTTTCAAACACCGTGATACTGCGTCGAGTGCGCATGGCCGCGCCGATGAAGGCGAAAATCGCGATCAACAACAAGGCATAACGTTGCAGGATGCACAGCGGGCACGGCGCCTCGCCCAGGACGACTTGCATGTACAGAGCCCCGCCAATCAGCGCCAGACAGATGATGCCCAGCAACACCAGATAGCGTCGTTCACGCCCCAACCGCATTGTTTCCTCGCTCATCGCGTTTCCCTTCAAGATATCGAATGCCCGCCAGTCTACACGCTGGCCCTGACGTTTGAGAGCATGGCGCGTATCGGCGGGTGTCGGAGGGAATAGACGACAAGACGGTTAAGAAGAGATTAACTTTCGAGCGGACTTTCAATTCAAGACAGAGGTGAAGCAATCGCGGGCAAGCCACGCTCCTACAGATTTGTGTCGATTCACTCTGATGCGAACGACAAGTATCCTGCAGGAACGTGGCTTGCCCGCGATGTTTGCGACGCGGTGAGCCTGACTCACCGCGCCTGTAACTTACTCCAGCGCCGCAGCCGGCCCGAAGAACTCGTAACGGCTTTGCTTCTCGGGCACACCCAAGGCTTTGAGGTGACGCTTGATCGCCGCCATGAAGCCTTTAGGCCCCAGGAAGTAAGCATCCACGTCGCGCTCTGCCGGCAGCCATTCGCCCAGTTGCTCCTGGCTCAACAGGCCAACTTTATGCGCCGCCGGGCTGACACCGTCATCCTCGGAATAGCAGTAGAAGCGCTTGAGCTGCGGGTGACGCTCGGCCAGCCCGTCGATCCAGTCGCGGAACGCGTGAACGCTGCCGTTGCGGGCGCAGTGAATGAAGTGCACCGGGCGCTGGGTTTCCAGTGCCGCTTCAAGCATCGCCAGAGTCGGGGTGATGCCCACGCCGCCGCTGATCAGCACCAACGGTTTTTCGCTGGCGGTCAGGGTGAACTCGCCCGATGGCGGGAACAACTGGATGCTCGAACCGACGTGCAACTGGTCGTGCAGGTGATTGGAGGCGCGACCGCCCGCCTCACGCTTGACGCTGATGCGGTACTGACCCTTGTTCGCCAACGCTGAGAGCGAGTAATTGCGACGAATCTCTTCGCCATCGAGGGTCAGCTTCATGCCGATGTACTGGCCTGGCTCTGCCGCCAGAATCGGGCCTTTGTCAGCCGGTTCGAAGTAGAACGAGGTAATTTCCGTGCTTTCCTCGACCTTGGCCGCGACGATGAATTCCCGCGCCCCGCGCCAGCCGCCCGGTGCCTGTTCTTTCTGGTCGTAGATGCTTTTTTCGGCGCCGATCAGAATGTCCGCCAGTTGACCATAAGCCGCACCCCAGGCCGCGATGACTTCCGCAGTAGCGATTTCTTCGCCCAGCACTTCGGCGATGGCACGCAACAGGCAGGTGCCTACAATCGGGTAGTGCTCTGGCAGAATCTGCAGGGCGACGTGCTTGTTGATGATCTTGGCTACCAAGTCACCCAACTGATCGAGCTGGTCGATGTGGCGCGCATACATCAGCACACCGTTGGCCAGGGCTCGCGGCTGGTCACCGGTGGCCTGGTGAGCCTGGTTGAACAGCGGACGAACTTCCGGGTACTCGGACAGCATCATGCGGTAGAAGTGAGTGATCAGGGCTTCGCCACCGCTTTCCAGCAGCGGCACAGTGGATTTGACGATGGCACGGTCTTGGACGCTAAGCATAAAGTGACTCCTGAGCAACGAGGGTTTCTGAACTATTGCTCTATGCTTATCAGGTTCCATGCCAGATTTTAAACTGTTAAAAATCAATAAGTTAAAACATACATAGTCATATCGACACAGGCTGCTCTATAGTCACACCGACTACATGGAGTCACTATGACTGCAAAATCCCTGCTCACCACCCTGCTGCCACTGGTCTCTGACCTGTCCCGCGAACTCCCCGAAGGCGAGCGCTATCGACGCTTGCTGGAAGCCATGCGCGCCCTGCTTCCCTGCGATGCGGCCGCCCTGCTGCGCCTCGATGGCGAATGGCTGGTGCCGCTGGCCGTCGACGGGTTGAGCACGGACACGCTCGGCCGCCGCTTCAAGGTCAGTGAACATCCGCGTTTTGAAGCGCTGCTCAGCAGTACCGGACCGACCCGTTTCGCCGCCGACAGTGACATGCCTGACCCTTATGACGGCCTCGTCGATGGCCTTGATGATCACCTGGAAGTCCACGACTGCATGGGTTGCCCGCTGTTCATCGATGAGCGTCCGTGGGGTCTGCTGACATTGGATGCGCTGGACCCGGAACGCTTCGAGCCGATCGAACTGGATGCGCTGGAAGCCTTCGCCAGCCTCGCCGCCGCCACCGTAAATGCCGCCGAACGCATCGAACGCCTGAACAATCGCGTCGAAGACGAACATCAGCGCGCCGAGGTCTACCGCCAGGCCAGCGGCCAGCAGAACCGCGAAATGATCGGCCAGAGCAAAGCGCACAAACGCTTGGTGGAAGAAATCAATCTGGTGGGCGGCAGCGACCTGACCGTGTTGATCACCGGGGAAACCGGGGTCGGCAAGGAATTGGTAGCCCAGGCCATCCACGCCGCTTCGCCCCGCGCCAACAAGCCGATCATCAGTCTCAACTGCGCCGCGTTGCCGGACACGCTGGTGGAGAGCGAGTTGTTCGGTCATGTGCGCGGCGCCTTCACCGGGGCGATGAACGATCGACGCGGCAAGTTTGAGCTGGCCAATGGCGGCACGTTGTTTCTCGATGAAGTCGGTGAGCTGTCGCTGACGGTGCAGGCCAAATTGCTGCGGGTGCTGCAAAGCGGTCAGTTGCAGCGACTGGGTTCCGACAAGGAGCATCAGGTCGATGTTCGACTGATCGCCGCGACCAACCGCGACCTGGCCGAGGAGGTGCGCAGCGGCCGTTACCGTGCCGACTTCTATCACCGCCTCAGCGTTTATCCGTTACTGGTACCGGCCCTGCGTGATCGCGGGCGGGATGTGCTGTTGCTCAGCGGTTACTTCCTGGAGCAAAACCGCTCGCGCATGGGCCTCAACAGCCTGCGCCTGAACGCCGACGCACAGGCTGCGCTGTTGGGTTACGACTGGCCCGGAAACGTCCGCGAGCTGGAACACTTGATTGGCCGCAGCGCCCTCAAGGCTTTGGGTAGCTGCAAGGAACGTCCGAAGATTCTCAGCCTGAGTGCCTCCGACCTGGATCTGCCCAATGGCAGTATCGAAGTCACCGCCGAACAACCGGCCGCCGCGGCAATGGCGTTGGTGACGGGCGATTTGCGCGAGGCCACCGAAAACTATCAACGCCAATTGATCGGCGCTTGTCTGGAACGGCATCACAACAACTGGGCCAGCGCGGCCCGTGAGCTAGGCTTGGATCGGGCGAATCTTGGGCGGATGGCCAAGCGGTTGGGGATGAAGTAAGAAAAGATCGTCCGAATGCCTTATCCCTGTAGGAGCCGGCTTACTGGCTCCTACAGGATCGATTGTCGATGGGGAATTAACCTAAAGCCTGCCCCGGACAAGTCGATAACCCGGCATCGATAGCTGTTGGCGTTCCTCGCGTTCGCCCGCCACCTTTTTCCACAGAAGGTTTTTATGTCCTCCACCAAAGCTCGCGCAGATTCACTTTCGCTTCTGTTGTTCACCTTGCGCAGCGGCAAGTTGATGGCGATCAACCTGCTCAAAGTCAGTGAAATCATCCCCTGCCCGCCGCTGACCAAACTCCCCGAGGCGCACCCTCACGTCAAAGGCATCGCCACATTGCGCGGCACCTCGTTGTCGGTGATCGATCTCAGCCGCGCCATTGGCGAGCGTCCACTGGAAGACCCGAACGGTGGCTGCCTGATCGTCACCGATGTCAGTCGTTCCAAGCAGGGCCTGCACGTTCAGGCGGTGAGCAAGATCGTTCACTGCCTGACCACCGACATCCGGCCGCCGCCATTCGGTTCGGGTGGCGTGCGCTCCTACATCACTGGCGTGACCTCGGTCGACGGCACTCTGGTGCAAGTGCTGGACATCGAAAAGGTCATCCACGGCATCGCCCCGGCGCAGATCGAAATGGCGCCGACCGAACTGAGCATGGAAGATGCTGAACAATTGGGCAACGCGCGGATTCTGGTGGTCGATGACAGCCAGGTCGCCCTGCAACAATCGGTGCACACCCTGCGCAATCTCGGCCTGCAATGCCACACGGCGCGCAGTGCAAAGGAAGCCATCGATTGCCTGCTGGATCTGCAAGGCACGGCCCAGCAGATCAACCTGATCGTCTCCGACATCGAAATGTCGGAAATGGACGGTTACGCCTTCACCCGTACCCTGCGCGAAACCCCGGATTTCGCGCACCTCTACGTCTTGCTGCACACCTCACTGGACAGTGCGATGAACAGCGAAAAGGCTCGTCTGGCCGGCGCGAACGCGGTGCTGACCAAATTCTCTTCGCCGGAACTGACCCAGTGCCTGATCACAGCAGCCAAAGCTGTGGCCGAACAAGGTTATTGAGTTTGGCCGAGGAATTTTGCTTTCTGATGCGGCGCAACCTGGCCGAGGTTGTGCCGCCGATCATTTGGCCGACCTGCATTCAATTGTCCGAATACCGACCTGAACTTGCCGCTGCCGTGCACCACTTGATGGAGTTGGGTTACCGGGACGGTGGCGGTCGCGTGGCGGAGCTGGAAGTCTGGCAGCAGCGGTTTGAAACCGATCCTGAATACGATCCCGGCCTGTGCTTCATCGCCATGGATGCCGAAGGTATCGTTGCCGTGTGCCAGTGTTGGACCAGCGCCTACATCAAGAACCTGGTGGTGCATCCTCGCGCTCAAGGGCAAGGTCTGGGACGCGCGCTGCTGCTGAATGCATTCAAGGTGTTTCAACAACGCCGGGAAGGTTTCGTGGATTTGAAGGTGCTGGAGGACAACCTGCGGGCGCGGCAGTTGTATGAAAGTGTCGGGATGTATGTGGTACGCCGGGAACCGGTTCCAACCTGATACCGCTGCGATCTTGGCGATGGCCCTCAGAATTTATCCCCTGAGGCATACTCCAACCTTGGCCATTACCCTCCAAGGATGCCTGATCAATGAAAGCCGCCACCCTGTCCGTCCTCTGCCTAACCGTCCTAGCCCCCTTGGCCCACGCCTCCAGCCCCGATGCCTGGGCTGCCTACGACAAAGCCGTGCTCGCCAGTTGCACCAAGGCCAGCGGCCTGAAGGATGCCAAACCCGTCGGCAACGCCGCTCAGTTCGATGACCGGGTCGGTTACACCGCGCTCCTGCTGCAAGGTCAGTACCCGCAAAAACACATGAAAGGCCAGCAAGGTACCGAGCTGTGCCTCTACAACAAGAAAAGCAAAACCGCTTTCGTCACCGAATGGGACTCCATCCGCCCAACCGCGAAGGCGCAATGACTGGCGCATAACTTGCTTCAACAGGCATTTTTGCGGTGGCATCCTGTCGCCACCTGATTCCCTCGAAAGCGACTGACTGCTCGATGA
The Pseudomonas sp. MYb327 DNA segment above includes these coding regions:
- a CDS encoding chemotaxis protein; protein product: MSSTKARADSLSLLLFTLRSGKLMAINLLKVSEIIPCPPLTKLPEAHPHVKGIATLRGTSLSVIDLSRAIGERPLEDPNGGCLIVTDVSRSKQGLHVQAVSKIVHCLTTDIRPPPFGSGGVRSYITGVTSVDGTLVQVLDIEKVIHGIAPAQIEMAPTELSMEDAEQLGNARILVVDDSQVALQQSVHTLRNLGLQCHTARSAKEAIDCLLDLQGTAQQINLIVSDIEMSEMDGYAFTRTLRETPDFAHLYVLLHTSLDSAMNSEKARLAGANAVLTKFSSPELTQCLITAAKAVAEQGY
- a CDS encoding GNAT family N-acetyltransferase translates to MRRNLAEVVPPIIWPTCIQLSEYRPELAAAVHHLMELGYRDGGGRVAELEVWQQRFETDPEYDPGLCFIAMDAEGIVAVCQCWTSAYIKNLVVHPRAQGQGLGRALLLNAFKVFQQRREGFVDLKVLEDNLRARQLYESVGMYVVRREPVPT
- the norR gene encoding nitric oxide reductase transcriptional regulator NorR, with amino-acid sequence MTAKSLLTTLLPLVSDLSRELPEGERYRRLLEAMRALLPCDAAALLRLDGEWLVPLAVDGLSTDTLGRRFKVSEHPRFEALLSSTGPTRFAADSDMPDPYDGLVDGLDDHLEVHDCMGCPLFIDERPWGLLTLDALDPERFEPIELDALEAFASLAAATVNAAERIERLNNRVEDEHQRAEVYRQASGQQNREMIGQSKAHKRLVEEINLVGGSDLTVLITGETGVGKELVAQAIHAASPRANKPIISLNCAALPDTLVESELFGHVRGAFTGAMNDRRGKFELANGGTLFLDEVGELSLTVQAKLLRVLQSGQLQRLGSDKEHQVDVRLIAATNRDLAEEVRSGRYRADFYHRLSVYPLLVPALRDRGRDVLLLSGYFLEQNRSRMGLNSLRLNADAQAALLGYDWPGNVRELEHLIGRSALKALGSCKERPKILSLSASDLDLPNGSIEVTAEQPAAAAMALVTGDLREATENYQRQLIGACLERHHNNWASAARELGLDRANLGRMAKRLGMK